The Seleniivibrio woodruffii genome window below encodes:
- a CDS encoding class II fructose-bisphosphate aldolase has translation MAVSYRELGLVNTKEMFAKAMAGKYAVPAYNFNNLEQLQAIITACVQTKSPVILQVSKGARDYANATMLRYMAMGAVAYAKELGCEIPIALHLDHGDTFETCKSCVDFGFSSVMIDGSHHSFEDNVALTKKVVEYARQFDVTVEGELGVLAGIEDEVSAEHSTYTNPDQVVEFVERTGVDSLAISIGTSHGAYKFKVKPGESVPPLRFDILEECERRIPGFPIVLHGASSVLPAYVEMINQYGGKMDNAVGIPEEQLRKAAASAVCKINIDSDGRLAFTAKIREFMAQNPSKFDPREYLKPARAELVKMYAAKNENVLGSAGRA, from the coding sequence ATGGCAGTCAGCTACAGAGAACTGGGGCTTGTGAACACAAAGGAGATGTTCGCAAAGGCAATGGCAGGAAAATATGCCGTGCCGGCCTATAACTTTAATAACCTTGAACAGCTTCAGGCGATAATCACCGCCTGTGTTCAGACGAAATCTCCTGTTATCCTTCAGGTTTCAAAAGGCGCAAGGGACTATGCGAATGCAACCATGCTCCGCTACATGGCCATGGGCGCAGTCGCCTATGCAAAAGAGCTGGGCTGTGAGATACCGATAGCTCTCCACCTTGACCACGGCGACACCTTCGAAACATGCAAGAGCTGCGTGGACTTCGGTTTCTCCAGCGTCATGATCGACGGCTCTCACCATTCTTTCGAGGATAACGTTGCCCTTACAAAGAAAGTGGTTGAGTACGCCCGCCAGTTCGATGTGACTGTTGAAGGCGAGCTTGGTGTTCTGGCAGGTATAGAGGATGAGGTATCCGCAGAGCACTCAACGTACACCAACCCTGATCAGGTGGTTGAGTTCGTTGAGAGAACAGGCGTGGATTCACTTGCCATATCTATAGGTACGTCCCACGGAGCATATAAGTTCAAAGTTAAGCCCGGTGAATCAGTTCCTCCTCTCCGTTTCGATATCCTTGAGGAGTGTGAGCGCAGAATACCCGGTTTCCCCATAGTTCTCCACGGCGCATCCAGTGTCCTTCCCGCTTATGTTGAAATGATCAACCAGTACGGCGGAAAGATGGACAATGCTGTCGGTATACCCGAAGAACAGCTTCGCAAGGCCGCCGCAAGCGCAGTCTGCAAGATAAATATCGACTCCGACGGACGACTGGCATTCACTGCCAAGATAAGGGAGTTTATGGCGCAGAACCCGTCTAAGTTCGATCCCAGAGAGTATCTGAAACCCGCAAGAGCGGAACTTGTTAAAATGTATGCCGCCAAGAACGAGAATGTTCTCGGTTCGGCAGGTAGAGCTTAA
- a CDS encoding flavodoxin family protein, translated as MNTVIFNAAVKSDGNSAFIADALFKKYEGSRLIELSSLKFEHEYENKFREAPAFRPEMVEEGLRESFETLLKSDLIIFISPNYFSFISGTAKMFLDRFHVLLNKSGRPTFEGTKKFFFILTQGSPNRSHGQPTLDWMKGFCNIFGFKFYGIVVPSCSYSNTDAARVKMDEISMSLSMFI; from the coding sequence ATGAATACTGTTATTTTTAATGCTGCGGTGAAATCCGACGGCAATTCTGCGTTTATAGCGGATGCGTTGTTCAAAAAGTATGAAGGAAGCAGGCTCATTGAGCTGTCCTCTCTGAAATTTGAACACGAATACGAGAATAAATTCAGGGAAGCTCCGGCTTTCCGTCCCGAAATGGTGGAGGAAGGACTCAGAGAATCTTTCGAAACCCTTCTTAAAAGCGACCTTATCATATTCATATCTCCCAACTATTTCAGCTTCATCAGCGGAACGGCGAAGATGTTTCTGGACAGGTTCCATGTCCTGCTGAACAAAAGCGGCCGCCCGACCTTTGAGGGAACGAAGAAATTCTTCTTCATCCTCACTCAGGGCTCTCCCAACAGAAGCCACGGTCAGCCCACTCTGGACTGGATGAAAGGCTTCTGCAATATATTCGGCTTCAAATTCTACGGCATAGTTGTCCCCTCATGCAGCTACTCCAACACGGACGCAGCAAGGGTCAAGATGGACGAGATATCTATGTCGCTCAGTATGTTTATATAA